The following coding sequences are from one Leptospira mayottensis 200901116 window:
- a CDS encoding ATP-dependent helicase: MTSSFLIGLNEEQKKAVLQTTGPVLILAGAGSGKTRVITHRIANLLVNHGMDRICALTFTNKAAAEMVERVKNLVPFIPANLQIKTFHSLCLYILRREAIFFGFDSAFTVYDTTLQESLLKQVVKDLSLDLKFYKPSMLGNYISSLKDKMLSPEAYLEKEGRTDFSKTVSAIYKEYEKRKDASRAFDFGDLIWKTVQLFQKSPDAIAKYRHKWEYVMVDEYQDTNKVQYQLVLLLAGEKRNLCVVGDDDQSIYSWRGADIGNILNFEKDFPESTVIKLEENYRSSSNIILAASKVISNNTQRKQKEIFTNNPEGSPIVLNEFENESEEAHGVITRIRSAYSYGTEYKNIAIFYRTNSQSRYFEEALRNLGIPYKIFGGFRFFDRAEIKDFIAYLSVVSNPLDSISLLRIVNYPPRGIGDSGIDKIREFSLEKGISLLEALGQEDIPLKKAAKSKGRELYSLFSDLIEKAEKNSSPSEIALELLNRSGLMSHLRDEGTEESIARLENLQELVNSIEEYEKNSDSPSLEEYLNQISLITSEEESKELIDYVNLMTVHNAKGLEFKIVFLSGLEEGTFPHSMSLEDSHFGDEEERRLFYVALTRAREQLLLSYCRTSRKFGKVEDRIPSRFLSEVPRECFAERVSRERTARRPQGPPLASKTRSVEEKFNTGFSSSTPDPANLYLKPGDRVKHKQFGIGTIQTVSGKEKNTKVSIRFGNVEKNFFVAYTPLEKL; this comes from the coding sequence TTGACCTCTTCTTTCCTTATAGGTCTAAACGAAGAACAAAAAAAAGCCGTTTTACAGACAACCGGCCCAGTACTCATCTTGGCGGGTGCAGGCTCGGGTAAAACCAGGGTCATCACGCATAGAATCGCAAACCTTCTTGTCAATCATGGAATGGATAGAATCTGCGCATTAACCTTCACTAATAAGGCTGCCGCGGAGATGGTCGAACGAGTAAAAAACTTGGTCCCTTTCATTCCAGCAAATCTTCAGATTAAAACATTTCATTCTCTTTGTCTTTACATCCTCAGAAGAGAAGCGATTTTTTTTGGATTCGACAGTGCGTTTACTGTTTATGATACGACCCTTCAAGAGTCTCTTCTTAAACAAGTCGTAAAAGATCTTTCTTTAGATCTTAAATTTTACAAACCTTCTATGCTCGGAAATTACATCAGTAGTTTGAAGGATAAAATGTTGTCTCCCGAGGCTTATCTGGAAAAGGAAGGACGCACCGATTTTTCCAAAACCGTATCTGCAATTTATAAAGAATACGAAAAGAGAAAAGACGCGAGCCGTGCTTTCGATTTCGGAGATCTCATCTGGAAAACAGTACAACTCTTTCAAAAATCACCGGATGCAATCGCCAAATACCGTCACAAATGGGAATACGTGATGGTAGACGAATATCAGGATACAAACAAAGTACAATACCAATTAGTACTTCTTCTCGCGGGTGAAAAGAGAAATCTTTGTGTTGTTGGCGACGACGACCAATCCATTTATTCCTGGAGAGGAGCCGACATCGGAAACATTCTGAATTTCGAAAAGGACTTCCCCGAATCCACAGTCATCAAACTAGAGGAGAATTATCGTTCTTCATCGAATATCATTCTTGCGGCTTCAAAAGTGATTTCGAACAACACTCAGAGAAAACAAAAAGAAATATTCACGAATAATCCCGAAGGTTCCCCGATTGTGTTGAACGAATTTGAAAACGAATCAGAAGAAGCCCATGGAGTAATTACTAGAATCCGTTCCGCATATTCCTACGGAACAGAATATAAGAATATTGCAATATTCTACAGAACAAATTCTCAGTCTAGATATTTTGAAGAAGCACTTCGGAATCTGGGAATTCCGTATAAAATTTTCGGGGGTTTCCGATTTTTTGACAGGGCGGAGATCAAGGATTTTATCGCTTATCTGAGTGTGGTTTCCAATCCTCTCGACAGCATTTCACTTCTTCGAATCGTAAACTATCCTCCGAGAGGAATCGGCGATTCCGGAATCGATAAAATTCGTGAATTTTCTCTGGAAAAAGGAATTTCTCTTTTGGAAGCCTTGGGTCAAGAAGATATTCCTCTCAAAAAGGCGGCGAAATCCAAAGGGAGGGAACTCTATAGTTTATTCAGCGATCTAATCGAAAAGGCTGAAAAGAACTCTTCCCCTTCTGAAATCGCATTAGAACTTTTGAATCGTTCTGGTCTCATGTCCCATTTAAGGGACGAAGGTACAGAAGAATCGATCGCCCGTTTAGAAAACCTTCAAGAACTTGTCAATTCGATCGAGGAATACGAAAAAAATTCTGATTCCCCCTCCTTGGAAGAATATTTAAATCAAATCAGCTTAATTACAAGTGAAGAAGAATCGAAAGAGCTTATCGATTATGTGAATCTCATGACGGTGCATAATGCAAAAGGTCTGGAATTTAAAATCGTTTTTCTTTCAGGTTTGGAAGAAGGTACATTTCCTCACAGTATGAGTTTAGAAGATTCTCACTTTGGAGACGAAGAAGAAAGGAGGCTTTTTTACGTCGCCCTTACGCGTGCCCGGGAACAATTGCTTCTAAGTTATTGCAGGACTTCTAGAAAGTTTGGTAAGGTGGAGGATAGAATTCCTTCTCGATTTTTATCGGAAGTTCCAAGAGAATGTTTCGCAGAGCGCGTAAGTCGGGAACGTACTGCAAGAAGACCTCAAGGGCCACCCCTGGCCTCTAAGACTCGGTCAGTCGAAGAAAAATTTAATACCGGTTTTTCATCATCCACACCGGATCCTGCTAATCTCTATCTAAAACCGGGAGACCGAGTAAAACACAAACAATTCGGAATCGGGACGATTCAGACAGTCTCGGGAAAAGAAAAAAATACGAAAGTTTCCATTCGCTTCGGAAACGTTGAGAAGAACTTTTTTGTTGCCTATACCCCGCTTGAGAAATTATAA
- a CDS encoding BamA/OMP85 family outer membrane protein — protein MALVFTLKRILSPTLKGSVLVILLGLLFYSGELTQIFSKRNDFLGKVIKEIKFKGNKNTPDSDLESMIEIKIGKILTKKILDRDLKNLFNSGFFYFVDIQAEEVSDGIRIIFDLKERPRVKEIEFVGADEVFPADLRDKLPLKDNEVITPQKITKSRDLILQKYRDEGFFLAYVKVELGKPDSKTNLVRVRFVIDEGEEIPVSKINVYGNESIETSEILSVIEMKEEGIFEGGNFKESSFEKDKDTIVAYLKSKGYLDAELIREGTNWEIHWENPEKKDRRVIIVNIKISEGQIYFFNGYTVNHDMSLDGEGRPLFLNKEKNPPETTKDELKPLFPPKEIERSLDYSDGDVGAIFDETRFMRDRGTVNEMYSSKGYLFAQVIPRRKVISLDRENLEYYENCYSRKSEEERKICENEYSQLHIKRLRQLYNTKSELHGKKFVHVDFNIRENNLAYVENVIIKGNKKTQDRVIRRELLFKQGDLFNSILVNRSRERIYNLGYFKEVNFNMRPGSDQTKMNLIIEVLEQPTGTVSMGGGYGTITGFSIFTEVGENNLNGTGQKISGRLEFGPFRRLFQITWTEPWLYNKPWSLSLSLFYSSRIYNVGAVSITENNNQQSIKEQAVYSRDGVGFTVGIGHRIFINWTHFHRYSPSIYASTNPSSLVSDQVLAEVRRGWQFRSQISNGIAYDIRDNVFNPTQGYDLLFQMDNVGQALGGQSHFDQYRVLAEYYHTWFDYSFFGLFRNNALRRWRVVQEFRSSSLFTFQRVPYYGKQDPIQRPYIQLQDLQFLGGYESLRGWFYNDAKYPTEWRDGAATRMLFSSELRFPIEPTLLWLVAFFDAGALYEEVNRATGVRRDLFTTYDQRVREAQLKDPVGYALSNHYNLNALRKADYTYEELNNPANLVLSGNNIALDKFRFSWGIGLRIQIPVLPLRIYFAQKLKYSGVPDHPFTKFESDNAFQFVFGIGDYRF, from the coding sequence GTGGCTTTAGTTTTTACTTTGAAACGAATATTATCCCCAACTTTAAAAGGATCTGTGCTTGTGATTCTTTTAGGACTTTTATTCTATTCAGGTGAACTAACTCAAATTTTTTCCAAACGGAACGACTTCTTGGGGAAAGTCATTAAAGAAATTAAATTCAAAGGAAATAAAAATACTCCCGATAGTGATCTCGAATCGATGATCGAGATAAAAATTGGTAAAATTCTTACCAAAAAAATTCTCGATCGGGATCTAAAGAATCTTTTTAACTCCGGCTTTTTTTATTTCGTCGATATTCAAGCAGAAGAAGTTTCGGATGGAATTCGTATCATCTTCGATCTCAAAGAAAGACCGCGAGTAAAAGAAATAGAATTTGTTGGTGCAGACGAAGTGTTTCCGGCGGATCTGAGAGATAAACTTCCTCTCAAAGATAACGAAGTAATCACACCCCAAAAAATCACTAAATCGAGAGATTTGATTCTTCAGAAATATAGAGACGAAGGATTTTTTCTCGCTTACGTAAAAGTAGAATTGGGAAAACCAGATTCGAAGACAAATTTGGTTCGGGTCCGTTTTGTCATCGATGAAGGGGAAGAAATCCCCGTCTCTAAAATCAACGTTTACGGCAATGAATCCATCGAAACTTCGGAGATTCTTTCTGTTATAGAAATGAAAGAGGAAGGAATTTTCGAAGGCGGTAATTTTAAAGAATCTTCTTTTGAAAAAGATAAGGATACCATCGTTGCTTATCTCAAAAGTAAAGGTTATCTTGATGCCGAATTGATTCGGGAAGGAACCAATTGGGAGATCCATTGGGAAAATCCAGAAAAAAAAGACAGAAGAGTTATCATCGTAAACATAAAAATTTCCGAAGGTCAGATTTATTTCTTCAACGGCTATACTGTAAACCATGATATGTCCTTGGATGGAGAAGGAAGACCTCTCTTTTTGAATAAAGAGAAGAACCCTCCGGAAACTACAAAAGACGAATTGAAACCACTTTTTCCTCCCAAAGAAATCGAAAGAAGTTTGGATTATAGTGACGGAGACGTCGGAGCAATTTTTGATGAAACTCGTTTTATGCGGGACCGGGGAACCGTGAACGAAATGTACAGCTCGAAAGGTTATCTCTTCGCGCAGGTGATTCCTCGTAGAAAGGTGATTTCTCTCGATCGTGAAAATTTAGAATATTATGAAAATTGTTACAGCCGTAAATCCGAAGAAGAAAGAAAAATCTGTGAAAACGAATATTCTCAACTTCATATCAAACGATTGAGACAACTCTACAATACCAAATCTGAGTTACACGGTAAAAAATTTGTTCACGTTGATTTTAATATTCGAGAAAACAATCTTGCTTATGTGGAAAATGTTATCATCAAAGGAAATAAAAAAACCCAGGATCGTGTAATTCGAAGGGAACTTCTTTTCAAACAAGGGGATCTTTTCAATTCCATTTTAGTCAACCGTTCGAGAGAAAGAATTTATAACCTGGGTTACTTCAAAGAAGTGAACTTTAACATGAGGCCGGGTTCGGACCAGACGAAAATGAATCTCATCATCGAAGTTCTTGAACAACCTACGGGAACGGTTTCCATGGGCGGCGGTTACGGTACAATTACCGGATTTTCCATTTTCACTGAGGTCGGTGAAAATAACCTAAATGGAACGGGGCAAAAAATTTCCGGACGTCTCGAATTCGGTCCTTTCCGAAGACTTTTTCAGATAACTTGGACGGAACCTTGGCTTTATAATAAACCTTGGTCTCTTTCTCTTTCTCTTTTTTATTCCTCTAGAATTTACAATGTAGGTGCCGTCTCAATCACGGAGAATAACAACCAACAGTCAATTAAGGAGCAGGCTGTTTATTCTAGGGACGGGGTCGGTTTTACCGTCGGAATCGGTCACAGGATTTTTATCAACTGGACTCATTTTCACAGATATTCCCCAAGTATCTACGCTTCCACAAATCCGTCTTCTCTTGTATCGGATCAAGTTCTTGCGGAGGTCCGTAGAGGCTGGCAATTTCGTTCTCAGATTTCGAATGGAATCGCGTATGACATTCGAGATAACGTTTTTAACCCTACACAGGGCTACGATTTGCTTTTTCAGATGGACAACGTTGGGCAGGCATTAGGCGGTCAATCCCATTTCGATCAATATAGGGTTCTTGCGGAATACTATCATACTTGGTTTGATTATAGTTTTTTCGGACTCTTTAGAAACAACGCACTCAGACGATGGAGAGTCGTGCAAGAATTTAGAAGCTCTTCTCTTTTTACATTCCAAAGGGTTCCGTATTACGGTAAACAGGACCCGATTCAAAGGCCATACATTCAATTGCAAGACTTACAGTTCTTAGGTGGTTATGAGTCTCTTCGCGGTTGGTTTTATAACGACGCAAAATACCCTACCGAATGGAGGGACGGGGCTGCAACCAGGATGCTTTTTAGTTCCGAACTTCGTTTTCCGATCGAACCCACCTTACTCTGGTTAGTCGCTTTTTTCGATGCAGGAGCCTTGTATGAGGAAGTCAATCGAGCGACCGGGGTAAGAAGAGATCTATTTACAACCTACGACCAAAGAGTCAGAGAAGCTCAGTTAAAGGATCCCGTAGGATACGCTCTTTCAAATCACTACAATCTAAACGCCCTCAGGAAAGCAGATTATACTTACGAAGAGCTCAACAATCCTGCCAACCTAGTGCTTTCCGGAAACAATATCGCTTTGGATAAATTCCGGTTTTCCTGGGGAATCGGTCTCAGGATTCAGATTCCGGTTCTTCCTCTTCGAATTTATTTTGCTCAGAAATTGAAATATTCAGGAGTTCCAGATCATCCCTTTACGAAATTTGAATCCGACAATGCATTTCAGTTTGTGTTCGGAATCGGAGATTATAGATTTTGA
- a CDS encoding LIC11625 family surface-exposed protein — translation MKKILTISLLLLINFVGLQAGKSQGVVEEFNKVEEFNKNVKLSDAMKKVTLERNLLSAVKYTLHHRYLEYKEITKDLNADTMLYEPQKGTYTVYVKFKKYLFFYSFKMDPEIYLQTPENEVFYLRPENLDDPHKENTANPGGK, via the coding sequence ATGAAGAAAATACTCACAATCTCTCTTTTGCTTCTCATAAACTTTGTTGGCCTTCAAGCGGGAAAATCGCAAGGTGTTGTGGAGGAATTTAACAAAGTAGAAGAATTTAATAAGAACGTGAAACTTTCGGATGCAATGAAAAAAGTGACTCTGGAAAGGAATCTTCTTTCCGCAGTAAAATATACACTCCACCATAGATATCTTGAATACAAAGAAATCACGAAGGATCTGAATGCGGATACGATGCTTTATGAGCCTCAAAAAGGAACATACACGGTTTATGTAAAATTCAAAAAATATCTTTTCTTTTACAGCTTCAAAATGGATCCCGAAATCTATCTCCAAACTCCTGAAAACGAAGTGTTTTATCTCCGTCCCGAAAATTTAGACGACCCCCATAAGGAAAACACCGCTAATCCGGGCGGAAAGTAA